The following proteins are co-located in the Malus sylvestris chromosome 13, drMalSylv7.2, whole genome shotgun sequence genome:
- the LOC126596225 gene encoding myosin-1 produces the protein MSQKTRAPPSFQSIKSLPGDFRFSGLPASDRFGKSDDGNLGNSNVISSSIPENGGFEGVEGSIGPLGDMEQVDDSPYGRNTISIEDSPPRGDEDLDSVAPSMPSIASSRREHRWGDTNPYAVKKKLQSWFQLPNRNWELGRILSTSGAESVISLPNDKVVTVKTEDLVSANPDILDGVDDLMQLSYLNEPSVLYNLQYRYNQDMIYTKAGPVLVAVNPFKRVSLYGNEYIEAYKRKAVESPHVYAIADTAIREMVRDEVNQSIIISGESGAGKTETAKIAMQYLAALGGGSGIEHEILKTNPILEAFGNAKTLRNDNSSRFGKLIEIHFSETGKISGANIQTCKFSQSRVVQCTEGERSYHIFYQLCAGAPPALREMLNLKSADEYQYLKQSNCYSISGVNDAEEFSVVKEALDVVHINKEDQQSVFAMLAAVLWLGNISFSVIDNENHVEPVEDEGLFNVAKLIGCGVDELKLALSTRNMRVGIDSIVQKLTLSQAIDTRDALAKSIYACLFEWLVEQINKSLAVGKRRTGRSISILDIYGFESFDRNSFEQFCINYANERLQQHFNRHLFKLEQDEYIQDGIDWTKVEFEDNQDCLGLFEKRPLGLLSLLDEESTFPNGTDLTFANKLKQHLSSNSCFKGERDKSFAVSHYAGEVSYDTTGFLEKNRDLLHLDSIQLLSSCSCHLPQIFASSMLNRPEKPLVGPLYKTGGGVDSQKLSVATKFKSQLFLLMKRLENTTPHFIRCIKPNNLQSPGLYEQGLVLQQLRCCGVLEVVRISRSGFPTRMSHQKFARRYGFLLLENVASQDPLSVSVAILHQFNILPEMYQVGYTKLFFRTGQIGVLEDTRNRTLHGILRVQSCFRGHQARCYLKELRRGITTLQSFVRGQKTRKEYSILLERHRAAIVIQKQVKSRFARKKFNNIYAASIVIQSVLRGWLVRKCSGSIGLLKPGSMKANESDEVLVKASFLAELQRRVLKAEAALREKEEENDILHQRLQQYESRWSEYELKMKSMEEVWQKQMRSLQSSLSIAKKSLAIDDSGRNSDASVNASDDRDQSWDTGSNHRGQDSNGVRPLSAGLSVISRLTEEFDQRSQVFGDDAKFLVEVKSGKVEASLNPDQELRRLKQMFEAWKKDYGARLRETKLIMHKIGNEEGGSADRVKKKWWGRRNSSRIN, from the exons ATGTCGCAGAAAACCAGGGCCCCACCTTCCTTCCAGTCAATCAAATCATTGCCCGGAGATTTTAGGTTCTCAGGTCTACCAGCTTCTGATCGATTTGGAAAATCTGATGATGGGAATTTGGGAAATAGCAATGTCATCTCCTCGAGTATTCCAGAAAATGGTGGTTTTGAGGGAGTTGAGGGTAGTATTGGGCCTCTTGGCGACATGGAACAGGTAGACGATTCACCATATGGCAGGAACACAATCTCCATCGAAGACAGCCCCCCAAGGGGTGATGAAGACTTGGATTCTGTTGCTCCATCTATGCCTTCAATAGCTTCATCCCGTAGGGAACATAGGTGGGGTGACACCAATCCTTATGCTGTGAAGAAG AAGCTTCAATCTTGGTTCCAACTTCCAAACCGTAATTGGGAACTGGGGAGAATATTGTCTACCTCAGGCGCTGAATCTGTTATATCACTTCCTAACGATAAA GTGGTAACGGTAAAAACTGAAGATTTGGTTTCAGCTAATCCAGATATCCTTGATGGTGTGGATGATCTCATGCAACTTAGTTACCTAAATGAGCCATCAGTGTTGTACAATCTTCAGTATAGATACAATCAGGATATGATTTAT ACAAAAGCGGGACCGGTGTTGGTTGCTGTCAATCCCTTTAAGAGAGTTTCTTTATATGGGAATGAATATATTGAAGCATACAAGCGTAAAGCAGTTGAAAGTCCACATGTGTATGCCATTGCAGACACAGCCATTCGGGAAATGGTTAGAG ATGAAGTAAATCAGTCTATAATTATAAG TGGGGAAAGTGGAGCAGGAAAAACTGAAACTGCGAAGATAGCAATGCAATATTTGGCTGCACTTGGAGGTGGAAGTGGAATAGAGcatgaaattttgaaaactaaccCGATACTGGAAGCCTTTGGTAATGCGAAAACATTGAGAAATGACAACTCAAGTCGCTTT GGAAAATTGATTGAAATCCACTTTAGTGAAACTGGAAAAATATCTGGTGCCAATATTCAAACTTGTAAGTTCAGTC aGTCTAGAGTGGTCCAATGCACTGAAGGTGAAAGGTCCTATCATATATTTTATCAGCTTTGTGCTGGAGCTCCACCTGCTCTTAGAG AGATGCTGAACTTGAAGAGTGCAGATGAGTACCAATATCTGAAGCAAAGCAATTGTTATTCCATTTCTGGGGTTAATGATGCTGAAGAATTCAGTGTGGTGAAG GAAGCTCTAGATGTTGTCCATATAAACAAAGAAGACCAGCAAAGTGTATTTGCAATGCTTGCTGCAGTTTTGTGGCTGGGAAACATCTCATTTAGTGTGATTGATAATGAAAATCATGTTGAACCTGTAGAAGATGAAG GTTTGTTCAATGTCGCAAAATTGATTGGATGTGGTGTAGATGAGCTTAAGCTTGCTTTATCAACTCGAAATATGAGAGTTGGTATTGACAGTATTGTCCAAAAGCTAACGCTATCACAG GCCATCGACACAAGAGATGCTTTGGCaaagtcaatttatgcatgtcTGTTTGAGTGGCTGGTTGAACAAATTAACAAATCACTTGCAGTAGGAAAACGGCGTACTGGCAGATCTATCAGCATTCTTGATATCTATGGTTTTGAATCATTTGAT AGAAATAGTTTTGAACAGTTCTGCATTAATTATGCAAATGAGAGATTGCAACAACACTTCAATCGTCACTTATTCAAGTTAGAGCAGGAT GAATACATCCAAGATGGAATTGATTGGACAAAAGTTGAATTTGAAGACAACCAAGATTGTCTTGGTCTTTTTGAAAAG AGGCCGTTGGGATTACTGTCCCTGTTAGATGAGGAGTCCACCTTCCCAAATGGTACTGATTTGACCTTTGCCAACAAGCTTAAGCAACATCTGAGTTCTAATTCTTGTTTCAAAGGAGAACGAGACAAATCGTTTGCTGTCAGTCATTATGCAGGAGAG GTTTCATATGACACAACAGGATTTTTGGAGAAGAACAGGGACTTACTGCATTTAGATTCTATTCAGCTTCTTTCATCATGCTCATGCCACCTTCCTCAGATATTCGCATCTAGTATGCTTAATCGACCTGAGAAGCCTTTAGTTGGTCCCCTGTATAAAACAGGTGGCGGAGTAGACTCCCAGAAGCTGAGTGTTGCAACGAAATTTAAG AGTCAATTGTTCCTATTGATGAAACGTCTAGAAAACACCACTCCACATTTCATACGTTGTATCAAGCCCAACAATCTTCAATCCCCTGGACTATATGAGCAAGGACTCGTACTGCAGCAGCTGAGATGTTGTGGAGTTCTAGAAGTGGTTCGAATATCAAGATCTGGCTTTCCTACCAGAATGTCACACCAGAAGTTTGCAAGAAG ATATGGTTTTCTTCTGCTGGAGAATGTTGCATCGCAGGATCCACTTAGTGTTTCAGTGGCTATTCTTCACCAGTTCAACATATTACCAGAGATGTATCAAGTGGGCTATACAAAGTTGTTTTTCCGAACTGGACAG ATTGGGGTGCTTGAGGACACCAGAAACCGTACGCTCCATGGTATTTTACGTGTTCAAAGCTGCTTTAGAGGACACCAAGCCCGGTGTTACCTCAAGGAGCTGAGGAGAGGAATCACCACGCTTCAATCAT TCGTAAGGGGACAGAAAACCAGGAAGGAGTACTCAATATTACTAGAGAGGCATAGAGCTGCTATTGTCATACAAAAGCAGGTCAAAAGCAGGTTTGCAAGGAAGAAATTCAACAACATTTATGCTGCATCAATCGTGATACAATCAG TTCTTCGTGGCTGGTTGGTCAGAAAATGCTCAGGAAGTATAGGATTGTTGAAGCCTGGAAGCATGAAG GCTAACGAGTCAGATGAGGTTCTGGTAAAGGCATCTTTCCTTGCTGAACTACAGCGCCGCGTTCTTAAGGCTGAAGCTGCCTTgcgagagaaggaagaggagaaTGACATCCTCCACCAACGTCTCCAACAGTATGAGAGCCGCTGGTCGGAATATGAGCTGAAAATGAAATCCATGGAAGAAGTGTGGCAGAAACAAATGAGATCCCTACAATCCAGCCTCTCAATTGCGAAGAAGAGCTTAGCCATTGATGATTCTGGGAGAAATTCTGATGCATCAGTGAATGCAAGTGATGACCGTGACCAGAGTTGGGATACAGGAAGTAACCATAGAGGCCAAGATAGCAATGGGGTGAGACCATTGAGTGCAGGTTTGAGCGTCATAAGCCGGTTAACTGAAGAATTTGATCAGAGGAGTCAAGTTTTTGGTGACGATGCCAAGTTCTTGGTGGAGGTAAAGTCTGGTAAAGTGGAAGCAAGTCTGAATCCAGACCAAGAGCTAAGAAGGTTGAAGCAGATGTTTGAGGCTTGGAAGAAGGATTACGGGGCAAGACTAAGGGAGACAAAGTTGATTATgcataagattgggaatgaagAGGGGGGCAGTGCTGACAGGGTGAAAAAGAAGTGGTGGGGAAGGCGGAACAGCTCGAGGATAAATTAA
- the LOC126597017 gene encoding uncharacterized protein LOC126597017 gives MANRPQSLSLNVQFGGPSVSAPSVAGAHANKDRKMASAEHLVLDLSNPDLRENALLELSKNKELFQDLAPFVWNSFGTIAALIQEIVSIYPVLSPPNLTPAQSNRVCNALALLQCVASHPDTRMLFLNAHIPLYLYPFLNTTSKARPFEYLRLTSLGVIGALVKVDDTEVISFLLSTEIIPLCLRTMELGSELSKTVATFIVQKILLDDMGLDYICTTAERFFAVGRVLGTMVAALADQPSSRLLKHIIRCYLRLSDNPRACDALRSCLPDVLRDASFNNFLCEDPTTRRWLQQLLQNVGVSRIPALQAGGGFDHMMVN, from the exons ATGGCAAACCGGCCCCAGTCGCTTTCATTAAATGTTCAATTCGGAGGTCCAAGCGTTTCAGCACCAAGTGTCGCTGGAGCTCATGCAAACAAAGATCGTAAAATGGCATCCGCAGAGCACTTGGTGCTTGACCTGAGTAATCCTGATCTTCGAGAAAACGCACTTCTTGAACTTTCAAAG AACAAGGAATTATTTCAAGATTTGGCTCCTTTCGTGTGGAATTCTTTTGGTACTATTGCTGCACTCATCCAG gagaTAGTTTCAATATACCCTGTCCTATCACCACCAAATCTGACTCCGGCACAATCCAATCGAGTTTGCAATGCTCTTGCTCTTCTCCAG TGTGTAGCTTCACACCCAGATACAAGAATGTTGTTCCTTAATG CTCATATACCTTTATATCTGTATCCTTTTCTCAATACAACAAGCAAGGCAAGACCATTTGAGTACTTGAGGCTTACTAGTTTAGGAGTCATTGGTGCCCTGGTGAAG GTTGATGATACAGAAGTTATTAGTTTCCTTCTATCAACAGAAATAATTCCACTGTGCCTTCGCACTATGGAATTGGGTAGTGAACTCTCAAAAACA GTTGCCACATTTATAGTTCAAAAGATTTTGTTGGATGATATGGGATTGGACTATATTTGTACTACAGCAGAGCGGTTTTTTGCCGTAGGTCGAGTTTTGGGGACCATGGTTGCAGCACTGGCTGATCAACCCTCCTCACGCCTTTTGAAACACATCATCCGATGCTATCTTCGATTGTCAGATAATCCAAG GGCTTGTGATGCTTTAAGAAGTTGCCTTCCAGATGTGTTACGAGATGCTAGCTTTAACAATTTCCTTTGT GAAGATCCAACTACTAGAAGGTGGCTGCAACAACTGCTGCAGAACGTTGGAGTGAGCCGGATTCCTGCACTGCAGGCTGGGGGAGGATTTGATCACATGATGGTGAATTGA
- the LOC126597500 gene encoding protein-S-isoprenylcysteine O-methyltransferase A-like isoform X2 — MAQLFSYTACRQLSQMFLAVIFFHGSEYILAVGIHGKSNVTLKSLLISKNYLLAMVFSLVEYCVEIILFPGLKEHWWVSNLGLAMVIIGEIIRKMAIITAGKSFTHLIRTHASEHHRLITNGVYRVVRHPGYCGFFIWSVGTQIMLCNPVSTIAFALVVWRFFAQRIPYEEYFLRQFFGPQYEEYGRRIPSGVPFVK; from the coding sequence ATGGCACAGCTCTTCAGTTACACGGCCTGCAGACAGTTGTCTCAGATGTTCCTGGCAGTAATATTTTTTCACGGTTCTGAATACATTTTAGCAGTTGGCATTCACGGGAAATCAAACGTTACTCTTAAGTCACTTCTGATCAGCAAAAACTATCTTCTTGCGATGGTTTTTTCCTTGGTGGAATACTGTGTTGAAATTATTTTGTTCCCTGGCCTCAAGGAACACTGGTGGGTCAGCAACTTAGGCCTTGCAATGGTCATAATAGGCGAAATCATACGGAAGATGGCAATAATTACAGCTGGTAAGTCCTTCACACATCTTATAAGGACTCATGCCTCAGAGCATCACAGATTGATCACGAATGGAGTTTATAGAGTTGTTCGTCATCCTGGTTACTGTGGTTTCTTCATATGGTCGGTGGGTACTCAGATAATGCTCTGTAATCCCGTATCAACAATTGCATTTGCACTTGTAGTTTGGCGCTTCTTTGCACAAAGAATTCCGTATGAAGAGTATTTCTTGAGGCAGTTTTTTGGGCCGCAATACGAGGAATATGGCCGACGGATTCCTTCGGGGGTGCCTTTTGTAAAGTGA
- the LOC126597500 gene encoding protein-S-isoprenylcysteine O-methyltransferase A-like isoform X1, giving the protein MSEVNVFLRYSFWAKIAATSSRQLFLLGLTTVNQSQKSIHTIVANMAQLFSYTACRQLSQMFLAVIFFHGSEYILAVGIHGKSNVTLKSLLISKNYLLAMVFSLVEYCVEIILFPGLKEHWWVSNLGLAMVIIGEIIRKMAIITAGKSFTHLIRTHASEHHRLITNGVYRVVRHPGYCGFFIWSVGTQIMLCNPVSTIAFALVVWRFFAQRIPYEEYFLRQFFGPQYEEYGRRIPSGVPFVK; this is encoded by the coding sequence ATGTCTGAAGTAAACGTATTTCTTCGTTACAGCTTTTGGGCAAAGATTGCTGCAACTTCATCGAGGCAGTTATTCCTCTTAGGTCTAACTACAGTAAACCAGAGCCAAAAGTCGATTCACACTATTGTAGCAAACATGGCACAGCTCTTCAGTTACACGGCCTGCAGACAGTTGTCTCAGATGTTCCTGGCAGTAATATTTTTTCACGGTTCTGAATACATTTTAGCAGTTGGCATTCACGGGAAATCAAACGTTACTCTTAAGTCACTTCTGATCAGCAAAAACTATCTTCTTGCGATGGTTTTTTCCTTGGTGGAATACTGTGTTGAAATTATTTTGTTCCCTGGCCTCAAGGAACACTGGTGGGTCAGCAACTTAGGCCTTGCAATGGTCATAATAGGCGAAATCATACGGAAGATGGCAATAATTACAGCTGGTAAGTCCTTCACACATCTTATAAGGACTCATGCCTCAGAGCATCACAGATTGATCACGAATGGAGTTTATAGAGTTGTTCGTCATCCTGGTTACTGTGGTTTCTTCATATGGTCGGTGGGTACTCAGATAATGCTCTGTAATCCCGTATCAACAATTGCATTTGCACTTGTAGTTTGGCGCTTCTTTGCACAAAGAATTCCGTATGAAGAGTATTTCTTGAGGCAGTTTTTTGGGCCGCAATACGAGGAATATGGCCGACGGATTCCTTCGGGGGTGCCTTTTGTAAAGTGA
- the LOC126597700 gene encoding prefoldin subunit 5-like has translation MEKEKAVSVNVRAEMEKLSPEQLKAVKEQTDLEVNLLQDSLNNIRTATARLEIATSALHDLSLRPQGKKMLVPLTASLYVPGTLHDAHQVLVDVGTGYFIEKTMPQAKDYCERKISLLKSNFDQLVEVASKKKSIADEAGAVLQAKVKQLAATTSQG, from the exons atggagaaggAGAAGGCGGTGAGCGTGAACGTGAGAGCGGAGATGGAGAAGCTGAGCCCTGAGCAGTTGAAGGCCGTCAAAGAACAAACCGATTTGGAAGTCAATCTTCTCCAGGACTCCCTCAACAACATCCGCACTGCCACCGCCCGCCTCGAGATCGCCACCTCCGCCCTCCACGACCTCTCCCTCCGCCCTCAGGGAAAGAAGATGCTCGTCCCCCTTACGGCGTCGCTTTACGTCCCCGGCACCCTCCACGACGCCCACCAAGTCCTGGTCGACGTTGGCACCGGCTACTTCATCGAGAAAACCATGCCTCAGGCCAAAGATTACTGCGAACGTAAGATCAGCTTGCTCAAATCTAATTTTGACCAACTTGTCGAG GTTGCTTCTAAAAAGAAAAGCATCGCAGATGAAGCCGGGGCAGTTTTGCAAGCCAAAGTGAAGCAGTTGGCTGCTACGACGTCGCAGGGGTAG
- the LOC126596586 gene encoding chaperone protein dnaJ C76, chloroplastic has product MPAAASLTLPLLPLIPAATATNAITRSSSPFRFRSATTSSNVITITRCRATRGRQRSVVVCCSASNNTKENASSSTCNITDFDLYDLMGIDSSCDRSQIKTAYRNLQKRCHPDIAGPAGHDMAIILNEAYALLSDPNSRSAYDKEQSKIAQLRGYTGKPIYSAWFGSESEERAVFVDEVKCIGCLKCALCAEKTFAIESVYGRARVVGQWADPESKIQEAIQACPVDCISIVERENLAALEFLMSKQPRGSVRIGMGNAAGERVANIFVDVKKFQNTFQDAKDKASKSSTDLQSEARLSAIQAIRSISNWLYWKTPYSSYSNAAGAKSTTPLLLMAGKSQDQPNIGKLRDAAAARKQARNHQTTRPLQSSSSNNEEDYYWMPLANALPAASASSTQNDNSNSSTTTVSASSLDEWKQTNNNAIGDNGYRSQVAQRRPNPIRWLAPMVPATLMAAVVGLQGGDRAAVSNGGGIKEHIGGSFALEIVNSSWLQILLVAITWYIIGMIIVGIADAFQSKKS; this is encoded by the exons ATGCCGGCAGCAGCATCTCTgactcttcctcttcttcctctcattCCTGCTGCTACCGCTACAAACGCTATAACCAGAAGCAGCTCCCCATTCAGATTCAGATCAGCTACTACTTCATCAAATGTCATAACAATTACTAGATGCAGGGCCACCAGGGGAAGGCAGAGGAGCGTGGTTGTTTGTTGTTCTGCTTCTAATAATACTAAGGAAAATGCTAGCAGTTCAACTTGTAATATCACAGATTTTGATCTGTACGATCTCATGGGGATCGACAGCAGTTGCGACCGCTCACAGATCAAAACAGCCTATCGCAATCTGCAGAAGCGCTGCCATCCGGACATCGCAGGTCCAGCAGGACATGACATGGCCATCATCCTCAACGAAGCATACGCTCTTCTCTCTGATCCTAATTCACGTTCTGCTTATGACAAG GAGCAATCGAAAATCGCACAGCTTCGAGGATACACAGGGAAACCAATATACTCGGCATGGTTTGGTTCAGAGAGCGAAGAAAGGGCGGTTTTCGTGGATGAAGTGAAGTGCATTGGATGCTTAAAATGCGCATTATGCGCTGAGAAAACATTTGCAATAGAATCAGTTTATGGAAGAGCCAGGGTTGTAGGACAGTGGGCTGACCCTGAATCCAAAATCCAAGAGGCCATCCAGGCTTGTCCTGTCGATTGCATCTC GATTGTGGAGAGGGAAAACCTAGCAGCTCTAGAGTTTCTAATGTCGAAGCAGCCACGAGGCAGTGTAAGAATAGGAATGGGGAATGCAGCAGGCGAGCGCGTCGCCAACATCTTTGTTGATGTCAAAAAGTTTCAGAACACATTCCAGGATGCAAAAGATAAAGCTTCTAAGTCGTCAACAGACCTACAAAGTGAAGCAAGACTATCAGCTATTCAAGCCATCAGATCAATCTCCAACTGGTTGTATTGGAAAACACCCTATTCCTCCTATTCAAATGCAGCAGGTGCTAAATCCACTACTCCTCTCCTATTAATGGCCGGTAAATCCCAGGATCAGCCGAATATTGGCAAGCTCCGAGATGCAGCTGCTGCTAGGAAACAGGCAAGAAATCATCAGACCACAAGGCCCCTCCAGAGCAGTTCGTCAAATAATGAGGAGGACTACTATTGGATGCCATTAGCCAATGCTCTTCCTGCAGCATCAGCCTCATCAACCCAAAACGACAACTCCAACTCATCAACAACAACAGTTTCAGCCTCATCATTAGACGAATGGAAGCAAACGAATAATAATGCCATTGGTGATAATGGTTATAGATCACAAGTAGCACAAAGGAGGCCCAACCCCATTAGATGGTTGGCTCCTATGGTGCCAGCAACATTGATGGCTGCAGTTGTAGGTTTACAAGGAGGAGACAGGGCGGCTGTCAGCAATGGAGGAGGGATAAAGGAGCATATAGGTGGCTCTTTTGCGTTGGAGATAGTTAACAGTTCTTGGTTACAGATCCTATTGGTTGCCATTACTTGGTACATCATCGGTATGATCATTGTAGGAATTGCAGATGCCTTTCAGAGCAAGAAAAGTTAG